A stretch of Spirosoma oryzicola DNA encodes these proteins:
- a CDS encoding DUF1353 domain-containing protein, translating to MSQQPIVVRYKEDDPKADRWVLVQSVTFMTKAGKVTVPRGYTTDFASVPMLLWGFFPPIGRHNRATLLHDWWYDNRLFEEVVGQRQARRLADEQLYEQLKAVEPRKPIRNYCMYLACRWFGHRWWVN from the coding sequence ATGAGCCAGCAGCCGATTGTCGTTCGCTACAAAGAAGACGACCCGAAGGCAGATCGGTGGGTATTGGTCCAATCCGTTACGTTTATGACCAAAGCGGGCAAGGTGACGGTGCCTCGTGGCTATACGACCGACTTTGCCTCGGTGCCCATGCTGCTTTGGGGCTTTTTCCCGCCAATCGGGCGGCACAACCGGGCCACCCTGCTGCATGACTGGTGGTATGACAACCGGCTATTTGAAGAAGTCGTTGGCCAAAGACAAGCCAGGCGGCTGGCTGATGAGCAGCTGTACGAGCAGCTGAAGGCTGTTGAACCCCGCAAGCCCATTCGTAACTACTGCATGTACTTGGCTTGCCGCTGGTTCGGTCACCGCTGGTGGGTGAACTAA
- a CDS encoding discoidin domain-containing protein, with amino-acid sequence MAWYDQLISDLKAFATAVVTDVNSLRPRLLPAGGTAGQVLAKSSSTDYATGWVTPASGGVAFTTVFNYPALVALGTPSTLTFVLVSQDNKTNTFNANYLLWPNGVRRLLTSTSDNAPIDYSSMGSVIHDGGGVFSGDTTRTPDKVFDGNAQTFYDAANGDAGKYVGRNLVAPKTLNKISFIPRPDSYYGTKINTGQFQYSTDGASWTTVYTVSGVDSNNYTQTFSFTFAPVTAQYWRLYWPGTESFGNVAEIQLLYSY; translated from the coding sequence ATGGCTTGGTACGATCAACTCATTTCCGACCTAAAGGCGTTTGCCACTGCCGTGGTCACGGATGTCAACAGCCTGCGACCCCGGCTGTTACCCGCTGGTGGGACGGCTGGCCAGGTACTCGCTAAATCGAGCAGTACGGACTATGCTACCGGATGGGTAACGCCCGCCAGCGGTGGGGTGGCCTTCACGACGGTGTTTAATTACCCGGCTCTGGTGGCCCTGGGCACCCCGTCGACGCTCACCTTTGTGTTGGTCAGCCAGGACAATAAGACCAACACCTTTAACGCCAACTATCTGCTGTGGCCCAACGGGGTCAGACGGCTGCTGACCAGCACCTCGGACAATGCACCCATTGATTACAGCAGTATGGGCAGCGTTATTCACGATGGTGGCGGGGTGTTTTCGGGCGATACCACCCGAACCCCTGACAAGGTCTTCGACGGCAACGCGCAGACCTTCTACGATGCGGCCAATGGGGATGCGGGCAAGTACGTCGGGCGCAACCTGGTAGCCCCTAAAACGCTCAACAAGATTAGCTTTATCCCCCGGCCTGACAGCTACTACGGCACCAAGATCAATACGGGTCAATTCCAGTATTCGACCGATGGGGCAAGCTGGACAACGGTTTACACCGTATCGGGGGTTGACAGTAACAACTACACTCAAACCTTCAGCTTCACCTTCGCGCCCGTCACGGCTCAGTACTGGCGGCTCTACTGGCCCGGTACCGAATCCTTTGGCAACGTGGCCGAGATTCAGCTGCTGTATTCCTACTAA
- a CDS encoding AAA family ATPase — MSTISKTWFKSISLGKIRSFDSKQTISFTDKNGAPAQWNIILGDNGTGKTTVLKGLCFATGAFWSDTEAVILRRTYESISIKCILATGNEEKSISQTIEFNDMRYGTFVKYANYHAREEAGESFALFGYGAARGINQAVVSEQVSPVLSIFREDAPLSNAEQWLLEAELSYNKDSNQTGYYLLVRNALQKLFREEVQSIKTQQRRYAVNVYFQTAYGEVRLNDLSLGYRTLIAWMVDFARGLFDRYPDSTNPLAEPAVCLVDEIDLHLHPRFQRYIIEFLTETFPNTQFIVTAHSPLIVQAAEGANIILLKRVGNETVVENDKINVHDWRIDQILSSDLFGGIGGRAPQIEDKMTRRRELLKKDDLTAEEIHELDNLEEELSELPASESREALKALDLIIKATSNLQKK; from the coding sequence ATGAGTACTATATCAAAGACTTGGTTCAAAAGTATCTCACTTGGCAAGATACGTTCCTTTGATTCTAAGCAAACAATCAGCTTCACAGACAAGAATGGTGCCCCTGCTCAGTGGAATATTATTTTAGGTGACAATGGGACTGGCAAAACGACAGTTTTGAAAGGACTTTGTTTTGCTACAGGTGCCTTTTGGAGCGACACTGAGGCAGTCATATTACGACGTACTTATGAAAGTATATCTATCAAATGCATTCTTGCCACAGGTAATGAGGAAAAAAGTATTTCACAAACAATAGAATTCAATGACATGAGGTATGGAACTTTCGTTAAATACGCCAACTATCATGCTAGAGAAGAAGCAGGAGAAAGCTTTGCTTTATTCGGATATGGAGCAGCAAGAGGAATTAATCAAGCTGTAGTTTCGGAACAAGTTAGCCCTGTACTAAGCATATTTAGAGAGGACGCGCCTTTATCGAATGCAGAGCAATGGCTTCTTGAAGCGGAACTTAGTTATAATAAAGACTCAAATCAAACAGGTTATTATTTACTAGTCCGAAACGCATTACAAAAACTTTTTCGAGAAGAGGTCCAAAGCATAAAAACGCAACAACGACGCTATGCAGTTAATGTGTATTTTCAGACTGCTTACGGAGAGGTACGTCTGAATGATTTAAGTCTTGGCTATAGAACTCTTATTGCATGGATGGTTGATTTTGCAAGAGGACTGTTTGATAGATACCCAGACAGTACAAACCCTCTAGCAGAACCTGCAGTTTGTTTAGTAGATGAAATAGACTTGCATCTACATCCTCGTTTTCAGAGATATATTATAGAATTCCTAACAGAAACTTTTCCTAATACTCAGTTCATTGTAACCGCTCACAGCCCCTTAATAGTACAGGCTGCTGAAGGGGCTAACATAATTTTGCTCAAGAGAGTAGGTAACGAAACAGTCGTAGAAAATGATAAAATAAATGTTCATGACTGGCGAATTGATCAAATACTAAGTAGTGATCTATTTGGCGGTATAGGTGGCCGTGCACCGCAAATAGAAGATAAAATGACTCGTAGACGAGAGCTTTTAAAAAAAGATGATTTAACAGCTGAAGAAATTCATGAATTAGACAATCTAGAGGAAGAGCTTAGTGAATTGCCAGCAAGTGAATCTAGAGAGGCTCTCAAGGCCTTGGATCTTATAATAAAAGCTACTTCTAACCTCCAAAAAAAGTGA
- a CDS encoding S49 family peptidase, whose amino-acid sequence MSVNLNGIWAISHLHVSTVMAALEANQFRPYLTGYPDVPATVLEACSSQTDYTIEGYWADRLSIGQDAQVPVIPVTGILTRSDLYGNVFSTDFIISMLYNIAANDKKKGVILDFNTGGGQVAGIAEFVQAVRAVKEKKPVVSSVQFCASAGYWVGSQGSEVHMKPGTVSSVGSIGTMYMHVNRAKAMAQAGLEPEIFRSTGSIHKNRQNDIEPLDDEARAEIQKGLDASNKVFKADVRIGRGTKIKSDDVYTGKLYNTQDSIKEGLADKVADLQTSYQRVLQLSKSYA is encoded by the coding sequence ATGTCTGTCAATCTGAATGGCATTTGGGCCATCTCCCATCTTCACGTTTCAACCGTCATGGCGGCTTTAGAGGCTAATCAATTCCGGCCTTACCTGACGGGTTACCCCGACGTACCGGCCACGGTGCTCGAAGCCTGCTCATCGCAGACCGACTACACCATTGAGGGCTACTGGGCCGACCGGCTCAGCATCGGCCAGGATGCGCAGGTGCCCGTCATTCCCGTCACTGGCATTCTAACCCGCAGTGATCTGTATGGCAATGTGTTTTCTACTGATTTTATCATTTCGATGCTCTACAACATCGCAGCTAATGATAAAAAGAAAGGGGTCATTCTGGACTTCAATACGGGCGGGGGCCAGGTAGCGGGCATTGCGGAGTTTGTGCAGGCGGTGCGGGCGGTGAAGGAAAAAAAGCCCGTCGTTTCCTCGGTTCAGTTCTGCGCATCAGCGGGCTACTGGGTGGGTAGCCAGGGCAGTGAGGTGCACATGAAGCCAGGCACCGTGAGCTCGGTCGGTTCCATCGGCACCATGTACATGCACGTCAACCGGGCCAAAGCGATGGCACAAGCCGGTTTAGAGCCCGAAATTTTCCGCTCGACGGGCAGCATTCACAAGAACCGGCAAAACGACATTGAGCCGCTCGATGACGAAGCCAGAGCCGAAATTCAGAAAGGGCTCGATGCCTCCAACAAAGTCTTCAAAGCCGACGTGCGCATTGGACGGGGCACCAAGATCAAGTCAGACGATGTCTACACCGGCAAGCTCTACAATACGCAGGATTCCATCAAAGAAGGTCTGGCCGACAAGGTAGCCGACCTGCAAACTTCTTACCAACGAGTACTTCAATTATCTAAAAGCTATGCTTAA